The genomic region CCTCTTGGGCACGTCGCGCAAATCGATGATCGGGCTGGTATTAAACCTGCCTCCTGAGCAACGTTTGGAGGGGACAGCGGCCACCATCGCCCTGGGCATTGCCGGGGGCGCTGATATAGTGCGGGTGCACGACGTGCTGCAGATGGGACGCGTGGCCCGTATGACCGATGCCATTATCAGGGGAAGGTGAACTTTATATGCAGGTCTACCTTGGCCTCGGTTCCAATTTAGGTGAGCGCCAGGCAAATCTGGCAAGGGCGCTGAAAATCCTTAGCGATAGTGTTCACATAGAGCAGGTCTCCTCCCTCTACGAGACCGAACCCGTGGGACACATCGAGCAGCCCTTATTCCTCAATGCCGTCTGCCGCGCGCAAACGGAGCTAGGCCCCCTGCAACTGCTCTCGCTGATAAAAGGGATCGAAGCCAGCCTGGGGAGAGTGCCGGGCTTCCCCAATGCCCCTCGCTCCATTGACCTTGACATAATACTCTACGGCGACCTGGTTATGGAGACCCCCGAGTTAACCATTCCCCACCCCCGTTTTATGGAGCGAGCCTTCGTGCTAATCCCCCTTCTCGAGATCGCCCCCGATCTCCGCCACCCGGTAAGCGGTGATCGAATAAAGGATATGGCAGCTGTAGTCGAGGGGCAGGATGGGGTGAAAAAGATAGGTGAACTAAAGACTGAAGATGTATGAGATAGACGAAATACTTGCTCTAGTTTCCGAGAGTCTAGCATTCGCCGGCACCTGAGCCGCCTGCGAGTCATGTAAGAGCGAGATAGCAGCATAGACGCAGCCCTGCCGGACGGACTTGGAGGATTGAAACATAAGCTATATAGCTAGAAAACAGAAGGGCCTAAAAACCGTTGAGATCGATGGTATAGGGCTAGTTCTATTTGAACGCAGCAAGCGGGCAAAGCATCTGAACATCTCCGTGAAACCTTTGAGAGGCGTTCGAGTTGCTGTTCCTTATAGACTGTCACTTAAAAAAGCCGAGGAATTTGTTCACGCGAAGTCGGATTGGATAAACAAGCATCTGGAAAGGATAAAACAGTATGAGCGAGAATATGAAGCCAACTCACAGAATGCCCCTGGTATCGACAGGGCAAAAGCGAAAAGAAAACTATCCCGAAGGCTCAAATACCTGGCAGATAAGCACGGGTTTACCTATGAAAGGGCGTTCATCCGAAATCAAAGGACAAGGTGGGGCAGTTGCTCTCAGAAAAACGACATCAGCCTCAATATGAAACTCGTCCGGTTGCCGGATGAATTGATGGATTACGTGATCCTGCATGAGCTTGCCCATACCCGATGCAAGAACCACAGCAGCGAATTCTGGGCCGAGTTGGATAGACTTGTCGGAAACGGGAAGGGTATGGACGCTCAATTGAAAGCATACGGACTGGGATTATTATAATAGCACCATATCCGATCGATTAATTCGCCCAGCCAGGCGTATTTGGGACAACCCGACAGAAAAATGCAACCCAACTTGCATCCGGCCATAGCCTATCATTTCTAGCCTGTTCCCGCGCCGGGCCATTTCACAAGAGTAATTTGCAGTTCTATAATCTGGCCGATCGGAGAAACCCACCAAAAAGGCTTATGCTATATCAACATCAGATGGTACGCTTGCCTAGTCAGGCGAAATGTATCATATATGCCACAGCTATACTTTGCAGATCTTTATCATGGTGCCGTAGTGCTTCGCCTTATATTGCCAGCACAACCTCATGTTGCAATTTTATGACTGTATCACGTAAGCACACCCATCCGGCTACCACGACCGCAGGGCTTACAGTCGCCATTTGACCGCGTATCAGCGAAGTGATAGCCCTTTACCTGCTTGGACGGCTGCGATTCTCCCGGAAAGCCCATTCCCCACAGATGGCCTCCTCAACAGCAAGTCGCTTGCTCTGGTAGAAGACGCTCATCGAGGAGATGGGATATACCCTGATAAGACCTGTTTGACACGACCACTGTAGTTGATGCGGTAAATCCCTGGATAATTAGATTGCGATAGCGGGCTAAGATGAAGAAGAGCAGCACAGGTCTTGATTCCAACATGGGAGGGATGCTATAGTATATGCAGGGCCGGTTAACCGATCTGATATACTCCCTGATAGAGCATAAGGACGAATTTATCCGCTACCACGACGTGCAGTCGATCATCTTCTTCGGTGCCATAACCGCAGCTTGTATTGTCTTTAGCTTCTCGCAGTGGATTCCCGGCCACGTGGGTGTTTTGTTCACCGCTATCATATCGCCTGGGGGACTCTTTGCTTTTTATTATACGGAGCGTGCTCACGGTGAAAGTCTGCCAGGGAAAGCGCTACAGGCTGCCCGTGGCCGGCGACCTGGCCGGGAGATGCTCGCCAGAGCGAGACAAGGTTTAACTGCCAGGGATAGGGCTGTAAAGGCACAGGGCAGAGCGGATCAGGCTACCCCTGATTTCGTCTATGTAGTCGTGAGGCGAAATAGCATATTTGATTGATGGATTGTAATATATGAGTTTTAAAAAGCTGCCAAAACTGCGAATAGGTGATTTGGAAGCTAACCTGGCCATTGTTCAGGGAGGAATGGGCGTTGGTATTTCCTTATCAGGTTTAGCCTCGGCTGTTGCAAATGAGGGTGGTATTGGAGTTATTGCTGCTACTGGGATTGGTTGGCTTGAGCCTGATTCAGGCATAAATTTCAAGGAGGCAAACAAGAGAGCCTTGAGCAAAGAAATAAAAAAGGCAAGGGAGATGACAACGGGCGTTATTGGTGTAAACATAATGGTAGCTCTTTCAGATTCTCATGATCTCGTACAGGTTGCAGTGGATGAAGGCGCAGATTTAGTTTTTCTTGGCGCAGGGCTTCCACTAAGGAATTATAATGCATCGTCGCCGGATAGCTCG from Dehalococcoidia bacterium harbors:
- a CDS encoding YgjP-like metallopeptidase domain-containing protein codes for the protein MGLVLFERSKRAKHLNISVKPLRGVRVAVPYRLSLKKAEEFVHAKSDWINKHLERIKQYEREYEANSQNAPGIDRAKAKRKLSRRLKYLADKHGFTYERAFIRNQRTRWGSCSQKNDISLNMKLVRLPDELMDYVILHELAHTRCKNHSSEFWAELDRLVGNGKGMDAQLKAYGLGLL
- the folK gene encoding 2-amino-4-hydroxy-6-hydroxymethyldihydropteridine diphosphokinase, which translates into the protein MQVYLGLGSNLGERQANLARALKILSDSVHIEQVSSLYETEPVGHIEQPLFLNAVCRAQTELGPLQLLSLIKGIEASLGRVPGFPNAPRSIDLDIILYGDLVMETPELTIPHPRFMERAFVLIPLLEIAPDLRHPVSGDRIKDMAAVVEGQDGVKKIGELKTEDV